From Micromonospora carbonacea:
CCCTGGGCGCCGCGCAGCGCGCCGGCCGCGCCCCGGCCGGTGCCGCCCGCGCCGAGCGCCGTCTGCAACGCGGCCTTCTCCGCCTCGTCGAGTTCGGCGACGGACGCGGCGGCCTCCGCCTCGGCGGACTCGATCAGCGCGGACGCCGCGTCGAAGGCGGCGCCCACCCCGGTGAGCCGGCGCGGCACGGCGAGCACGGCGTCGCGCCGGCTGCGGGCCTGCGGGTCGCCGGCGAGCCGCCGGGCCCGGCCCACGTGCCCCTGCGCGGCCGCCGCCGCCCAGCGCGCCACGTCCGGCGCGATCCCGTCCCGGCGGACCAGCACCTCGGCCACCGCCTCGGGCGCGGGCTGCCGCAGCGGTACGACCCGGCAGCGCGACCGGATGGTCACCGACACGTCGTCGGGGTGGGTGGACGGGGCGCAGAGCAGGAACACCGTGCGCGGCGGCGGCTCCTCGACGGCCTTGAGCAGCGCGTTGCCGGCCGCCTCGGTGAGCCGGTCGGCGTCGGAGATGATCACCACCTGCCAGCGCCCGCCGGACGGGGTGCTGGCCGCCCGCAGCACCAGCGCGCGCATCTCGCCGACGCCGATGCTGAGCCCCTCGGGCGCGACGAGCCGCACGTCGGCGTGGGTGCCGGCCATCGTGGTGTGGCAGCCGGGGCAGGTGCCGCACCCGGTGCCGGAGGCGCACTGGAGGGCCGCGGCGAAGGCGCGGGCGGCCACCGAGCGGCCCGAGCCGGGCGGCCCGGTGAAGATCCACGCGTGGGTCATCCCGGCCCCGGGGTCGGCGGTGGGCTCCGCGCCGGGGGCGGCCTGCCGGAGCTGGGCGGCGGCCGCCGCGGCGGCCCGGCGCAGCGTGGCGACCGCCTCGTCCTGGCCGACCAGGTCGGCGAAGACGCCCGGCGGGCCGCCAGCGGCGGCGGCTTCCGGCGGCGCGGCTTCCGGGGCGGCGGCTGCGGAGACGTCCGGCATCAGGTGCGGTGCTCCATCGTCACCAGCTCCGAGTCGGATAACTCGGGCTGCACCGAGGTGTCGGGCCCCTGGGCGGGCCGGGGGTGCACGATCCCCGCCGGGTCGACCAGGAACTCCTCCACCCGGCGGGCGACCAGACCGGCGGTCTCCTCGACCGGGCGGGACGCGTCCAGCACCAGGTAGCGCTTCGGGTCGTTCGCGGCGAGGTCGAGGAAGGCGTACCGGACCCGCTCGTGGAAGGCGACGGACTCGGCCTCCAGCCGGTCGGCCCCCTCGTTGCGGGCGGCCACCCGGGACAGGCCGGTGTGCGGGTCCACGTCGAGCAGCACCACCAGGTCGGGCTTGAGGCCGCCGGTGGCCCAGGAGGAGAGCCAGGAGACCTCGTCGACGGGCAGGGTCCGCCCGGCCCCCTGGTAGGCCAGGGACGAGTCGACGTACCGGTCGCTGATCACCACCGCGCCCCGGACCAGCGCCGGCCGGACGACGGTGGCGACGTGGTGCGCCCGGTCGGCGGCGTAGAGCAGCGCCTCGGCGCGCGGGGACGGGCCCTCGGCGGTCGCGTCGAGCAGCAGCGCGCGGATCCGCGCGCCGACCTCGGTCGCGCCCGGCTCCCGGGTGACCACCACCTCGCGCCCCTGCCCGCGCAGCCGCTCGGCGAGCGCGGCGAGCTGCGTGGACTTGCCGGCCCCCTCGCCGCCCTCGAAGACCACGAAGAGCCCGCTGGAGACGAAGTGCTCGGCCGGCATCAGCGGGCGGCCCCGGATCGACCCCCACAGGTCGGCGAGGACCGGCACGCCCTTCTTGTCGTCCATCTGGCCGAACGCGCTGATCCCGGCGAAGATGCCGGCCGCGCCGGCGGCGAGCAGCAGCAGCCGGGTGGAGGAGACGGAGATGCCGAGGTCGGCGATGGTCAGCTTGCGGGAGCCGCCGACGCCGACGAGGAGGCTGCTCAGCGCGATGGCGAGGATCAGCACCAGCCGGGTGCCGATCTGCACCACCGCGAAGACCCGGCCGCGCACCTCGTCGGCGACCTCGCCGCCGAGCAGCGTGGTGCCGGCGAGGAAGGCCATGCCCGCGCCCGCCCCGACCAGGATCGCGCCGAGCATCGCCATGGACAGGTGCACGGCGAACGCGAGCACCACCACCGACGCGCTGGCCAGCACGATGCTCATGCCGAACCAGCGCCGCCTGGACATCTCCCGGACGATCATCGGGCCGAGCCCGATGCCCAGGGCGAGGCCGATGAACATCGCGCCGAAGAGCAGGTAGAAGGCGGCGTCACCGGCGCCGAGGGACGCGGCGAAGAACTTGGCCGTGCCGATCACGATGCCGCCGCCGGCGAACGCGCCGAAGATGCCGAGCACCAGGCCACGGACCAGCGGGGTCTGGCCGATGTATTTCCAGCCCTCGGTGAACTGGCGCATGACGCCCTGTTCGGTGCGCTCGGCCTCGCCGGCCTGCGCCTGGCTGATCTCCTTGATCCCGAAGGCGACGACCAGGGCGGTGGCGAGCCGGGAGAACGCGTTGAACCAGAGCGCGAGCTGCGCCGGCTCGGCCCAGGACGGCATCTCCCCGCCGGTGGCCCCCCGGACGCTGCGGTCGAGCAGGGCCAGGCCGAGCGCGGCGGCGATCGGGGTCAGCCCGTACGTGGTGATCAGGGTGAGCTGGTTGGCCGCCTCCAGCCGGGCGCGCGGGATGAGGTTGGGGACCGCGGCCTCCTTGGCCGGGATCCAGAGCAGGGTGATCGTCTCGATCAGGAAGGTGGCGACTGCCGCCCAGCCGACCACCAGCCCGCCGCTGGCCCCGGTGAGCGCGAACAGCGGGATGGAGGCGAACAGCAGGAAGCGCAGCACGTCGCAGATGACCATGGTCCAGCGCCGGTCGAACCGGTCGGCGAGGACGCCGGCCACCGGGCCGAGAATCAGCGCGGGCAGCAGCCGGATCGCGATCAGGGTGCCGAACGCGGCGCCCTGGGCGGTGCTGCCGGAGACCTGGGCGGCGGCGAAGACCGAGGTGGCGAGCAGGCCGAGCCAGTCGCCGAAGGAGGCGGCGCCGAGCACGATCCAGAGTCGGCGGAACGGTCGGATGCGCAGCACGGAGCGGATC
This genomic window contains:
- a CDS encoding DNA polymerase III subunit delta', translated to MPDVSAAAAPEAAPPEAAAAGGPPGVFADLVGQDEAVATLRRAAAAAAAQLRQAAPGAEPTADPGAGMTHAWIFTGPPGSGRSVAARAFAAALQCASGTGCGTCPGCHTTMAGTHADVRLVAPEGLSIGVGEMRALVLRAASTPSGGRWQVVIISDADRLTEAAGNALLKAVEEPPPRTVFLLCAPSTHPDDVSVTIRSRCRVVPLRQPAPEAVAEVLVRRDGIAPDVARWAAAAAQGHVGRARRLAGDPQARSRRDAVLAVPRRLTGVGAAFDAASALIESAEAEAAASVAELDEAEKAALQTALGAGGTGRGAAGALRGAQGQLKDLEKRQKSRATRAQRDALDRALVDLAGFYRDALVAALRAPVAPVHTDTAALAEAGGQKWHAEGALRRLEAVLECRAAIEANVKPRIAVEAMMLALWKG
- the tmk gene encoding dTMP kinase, which codes for MPNVGPARGGTAIESQNSGESPGESPSAGPPGAEDTGRTGTQAGAPPAGTQPADRSGAAAIRSVLRIRPFRRLWIVLGAASFGDWLGLLATSVFAAAQVSGSTAQGAAFGTLIAIRLLPALILGPVAGVLADRFDRRWTMVICDVLRFLLFASIPLFALTGASGGLVVGWAAVATFLIETITLLWIPAKEAAVPNLIPRARLEAANQLTLITTYGLTPIAAALGLALLDRSVRGATGGEMPSWAEPAQLALWFNAFSRLATALVVAFGIKEISQAQAGEAERTEQGVMRQFTEGWKYIGQTPLVRGLVLGIFGAFAGGGIVIGTAKFFAASLGAGDAAFYLLFGAMFIGLALGIGLGPMIVREMSRRRWFGMSIVLASASVVVLAFAVHLSMAMLGAILVGAGAGMAFLAGTTLLGGEVADEVRGRVFAVVQIGTRLVLILAIALSSLLVGVGGSRKLTIADLGISVSSTRLLLLAAGAAGIFAGISAFGQMDDKKGVPVLADLWGSIRGRPLMPAEHFVSSGLFVVFEGGEGAGKSTQLAALAERLRGQGREVVVTREPGATEVGARIRALLLDATAEGPSPRAEALLYAADRAHHVATVVRPALVRGAVVISDRYVDSSLAYQGAGRTLPVDEVSWLSSWATGGLKPDLVVLLDVDPHTGLSRVAARNEGADRLEAESVAFHERVRYAFLDLAANDPKRYLVLDASRPVEETAGLVARRVEEFLVDPAGIVHPRPAQGPDTSVQPELSDSELVTMEHRT